The nucleotide window GCGGCGTCCGCACCTCGCGCGCGAGCGAAGCGATGCGGTCGTGCAGGTCGGGGTACGCGAGCGGCGCCGGCACCGCGGTCTCCGGCCAAGCGATCAGCTGAGCGCCATCGGCGGCGGCGCGACGTGTTAGGTCCTCGTAGGCGAGCAGCGTTTCCTCGAACGCTCGCGAATCCCACTTGCGCCCCTGGTCGATGTTGCCCTGGAGCGCGGCGACCACGATCAGCCGTTCCGACGGGAGCGGGTCGTAGAGTTCGTACACGTAGTGGCGCGTGATCCGCGGGAGGGCGAGCAAGCCGAGCAACCCGACGTGGAGAGCGATCGCAACACCACCCGCCCAGCGCGCGCCGCGGCCTCGCGAGGCGACGAGCGCGCCGACCAACGCTGCGCCGAAGGTCAGCGCATAGACGCCGCCGCCAGCTGCGAGCGGGAGCAAGGAACTCTCGTGCCACGCATACCCAAGCCCGCCCCACGTGAAGCCGGTGAGCACCCACGAGCGCAGCCACTCGAACGTCGTCCACGCCGCCGCGAGCAGGAACGGATTCGCGAGCCCGCGCTGCGCGAGCAGCGCCGCGACCCACGCGAAGCCCGCGATGAAGGGCGCGACGTAGAGCGACATGCCGAACGGCGCGAGCAGGCCGACGACGACGGGCGCGTGGCCGTAGACGACGGTGACGACGTACGCCCAGTGGAGCAGCGCCGCGTGCGCGAGCCAGCCCGCGACGAAGCCGACCTTGAGCGCGCGTGAAGGCGTGAGGCCGCGCAGCGCGACGAGCAGCAGCGCGGGCGCGGCGGGCGCGAGCACGAGGCCGAGGTCGAGCACGAACGTGTCGCCGAGCGGCTGCGGGAACGCGAAGAACGTCGCCGCCACGTACGCGAGCATCCAGCGCCAGGGCATCAGCGCACCGCCCTCGTCGGCACTACGCCACCGCCTTCCGGAGCG belongs to Deltaproteobacteria bacterium and includes:
- the lnt gene encoding apolipoprotein N-acyltransferase, which produces MPWRWMLAYVAATFFAFPQPLGDTFVLDLGLVLAPAAPALLLVALRGLTPSRALKVGFVAGWLAHAALLHWAYVVTVVYGHAPVVVGLLAPFGMSLYVAPFIAGFAWVAALLAQRGLANPFLLAAAWTTFEWLRSWVLTGFTWGGLGYAWHESSLLPLAAGGGVYALTFGAALVGALVASRGRGARWAGGVAIALHVGLLGLLALPRITRHYVYELYDPLPSERLIVVAALQGNIDQGRKWDSRAFEETLLAYEDLTRRAAADGAQLIAWPETAVPAPLAYPDLHDRIASLAREVRTPLIVGAVGLDFDAQGRPTAHYDSAFLFSHEGVLLDRYDKTHLVPFGEYLPLRPLLGRFVKALATGSISSDVSEGDRVRAIDVPLADGTTIRVGVPICYELILPDLVRRFAADGAQLLVGITNDAWYGRTGSPYQFLAMTAMRSAETGLPGVRAANTGVSAVIHSDGRLQSQTRIFERDLVYGAVAVSSAPVRRTFYTRHGDLFAHLCTAATVLASFVALIRGRKKS